The segment GACAAGGGCTGGGTGGAGAGGGAGTACTTTATAAATACCACAGGGCAACAGAGGGCTGCTCTTCTCTCATATGCTGCTGAATCTCAGGATCTCAGCGACGTCATAGCCAGTCACAGCAAAGGAGCTGCCTGAGGGGTCACAGAATCGGGCACCACACAGCTGGGTGTCAGGCACACACTCACCATGACAGTGTTCCACCTGGGAGAAAAGACAGCTGTTCAGGCCTGTGGCCTCATCCTCGGGCCCTCATTCCATTCCTCTTATGACACATACCTCAATGTAGCCATCCTCTGGGCTTCTGCTCAACTTCCAGATGTGTACGAAAGTGTCTTCAGCCGCAGAGAGTAGCTATTTTAAAGAAAGGCAAGGAGGACCAGTGGGAGTCAGAATGTGCTGACAGAGGGCTGGTATAGGCTGTAAAGCTCAGTCCAGGTGCCTGGGAAGGGGGCTACCCTGAGAGGCAGAGATAAGTCTGTGGAGTGCCTCTCAACATCCCAGCACCAGGAAACAAGGCTTTGCAAGGTCAGAGCTGGAGACTGACCTTGCCCACCTCAGGAGCCAGGTCCAGGGCACAGATGGCCCGGGCGTGGGCATCGATCTGGACGTGTACAGTTCCTGTACTGGCTTCATATAGACGCACTTGCCCGTTCCCGTAGCCTGCTGCTATGGTTCCCTGCCACAGCTGCACAGAAGAGCACGGGACCCTGCAAGGGTGACATCGCACTTTGATTTCCCAGACCTAAGCCCACTCCCCACCTTGAAGCTACCTCAGGAAGGCCTCAGCCCCCTTCTGCCTCACCTACCCGAATCCTGGAATCTGGGTCAGTAATTTGAATTTGGGCCCTGATCTCCAGACACACAGCAAGCCCGAGTCATCTGCTGTCACAGTGTCAGCCACGCAGTCCTGAGGGGAAAGGCAGGATTAGCCCTTTTTTCTCCCTGCTGGGTCCTGTAtacagggcaggaggggaagggaggcagtATTTGCATCTTTGTCTTTCCAGGGAAAGGGGAAGATGTGGAGCCATCACTGGCTGGAAGGGTCTCTTGGAAGCATTAAATGCTTTCGTTATATTCCTTATAGAGTCTGACTCCCTGCCCCAACCCCAGCACACACCCCGTGTGTCAGGGTATACAATTGTCCTCATTGGATGAATGATGAAACTAAGGCCACAGTGTTAGGGCCTTCTGGAGGTCTTGCACTGAGCCAGTCACAGTCATGACTGAACTCTGGGACTCTTGACAGCCCCTCAACCCAGGCAGCCAACAGAGCCCATGGGCCCAACTTTGTGCCAGGTGTAGTGTAGCATAGGAATTATAAGATACATACCCTGTTTTCAAGAGGTTTACAATCTAATCAGGGAGGTAAGAGTTGTCTTTGCAGGCAGTGTCAATTCAGGGTTCAGCTAAGGGAGACGAGTGGGGGCTGGAAGAGGGGGAGGCTTCCAGGAGAGGATAGCACTGGAGGTGGGCCTCAATAGGGTGGACTCGCCCAAGCTCAGAGAAGGAAGCCACACATGTCAGAAACCATCGGTCCCAACTCCTCCATTCACACCAGGATCGTAAAGTATGAGTGAACTATTAAGTACCAGATAAATAGAAAGTATTTCTGGACTCATCACTGGACTTGAGGTTGCTGAAACTTAGCAAAGTGCactaatttgcccaaagtcattcAGCTGCTTAATGGCAAAGCCgaggcttgaacccaggtcccctgcttt is part of the Bos indicus isolate NIAB-ARS_2022 breed Sahiwal x Tharparkar chromosome 11, NIAB-ARS_B.indTharparkar_mat_pri_1.0, whole genome shotgun sequence genome and harbors:
- the WDR54 gene encoding WD repeat-containing protein 54 isoform X2 is translated as MFRRERSIPLRGSAAALCNNLSVLQLPARNLTHFGVVHGPSAQLLSAAPEGVPLAQRQLHAKEGAGVSPPLITQMYESDGSVMVYWHALDAGDASLVQAAFARGIAASGHYVCVGTWSGQVLVFDIPTKGPNIVLSEELARHQTPISDIATEPAQGQDCVADTVTADDSGLLCVWRSGPKFKLLTQIPGFGVPCSSVQLWQGTIAAGYGNGQVRLYEASTGTVHVQIDAHARAICALDLAPEVGKLLSAAEDTFVHIWKLSRSPEDGYIEVEHCHGECVPDTQLCGARFCDPSGSSFAVTGYDVAEILRFSSI